Proteins encoded in a region of the Drosophila busckii strain San Diego stock center, stock number 13000-0081.31 chromosome 2L, ASM1175060v1, whole genome shotgun sequence genome:
- the LOC108600922 gene encoding elongation factor Ts, mitochondrial — translation MLLQKLCMRTLHTTRQLCVSGAGVGAGMQKSALAALRKKTGYTFANCKKALELHNNDVQQAEKWLHEQAQSLGWSKATKVADRVTTQGLVGVLVSGNRGAMVELNCETDFVARNDTFKRFVDHVSRIVLHYTDLTEFDGDLWKLGFDSDALKNLATPQGGNLGDHLALLIGAMGENASIRRALCFKVNNDLRLAGYAHPAPTNVGTIQNITQVGKYGAIVAFRSKQEFDDVEFQKSICQQIVGMKPLKVGEYEKDKPAENKDDETCLIHQEYLLDADKTMGEMLQEQQIQVVDYHRFECGEKTQRELAEIMQNQQRQSSN, via the exons ATGTTGCTACAGAAGTTATGTATGCGAACACTGCACACCACGCGCCAGCTGTGCGTGAGTGGAGCCGGTGTGGGTGCGGGCATGCAGAAGAGCGCCCTGGCAGCTCTTCGCAAGAAGACCGGCTACACGTTTGCCAATTGTAAAAAGGCGCTGGAGTTGCATAACAACGATGTGCAGCAA GCGGAGAAATGGTTACATGAGCAGGCACAATCCTTGGGCTGGTCGAAGGCTACCAAAGTAGCGGACCGTGTCACCACACAGGGGCTGGTGGGTGTGCTGGTCAGCGGTAATCGTGGCGCCATGGTGGAACTCAACTGCGAGACAGACTTTGTGGCACGCAATGATACGTTTAAGCGTTTTGTTGACCATGTTTCACGCATAGTTTTACACTATACGGACTTGACAGAGTTTGATGGTGACTTGTGGAAA cttggCTTCGACTCTGATGCCTTGAAGAATCTAGCCACACCACAAGGCGGCAATTTGGGTGATCATTTAGCGCTGCTTATAGGTGCAATGGGCGAGAACGCCAGCATACGACGAGCGCTTTGTTTTAAGGTCAACAATGATTTACGGCTGGCCGGCTATGCACATCCAGCACCCACCAATGTGGGcactatacaaaatattacacAAGTTGGAAAATACGGCGCTATTGTAGCCTTCCGCTCCAAGCAAGAATTTGACGATGTGGAATTTCAAAAGAGCATATGCCAGCAAATTGTGGGCATGAAACCTTTGAAAGTAGGTGAATATGAGAAGGACAAGCCAGCGGAGAATAAGGACGATGAAACGTGTCTCATACACCAAGAGTATCTGTTGGATGCGGACAAAACTATGGGTGAAATGCTGCAGGAGCAACAAATCCAAGTTGTGGACTATCATCGCTTTGAATGCGGCGAAAAGACGCAACGGGAACTGGCCGAAATTATGCAAAACCAACAGCGACAGAGCAGCAACTAA
- the LOC108603918 gene encoding formin-C: MDYIDLDSFRSRYSDITVTAVPAKRESNRLQQEDQEVSEANESPLDLTPTPRVEIIPIGQQHQRAKGVQLGRHSHDSIAYANEYNQVLAKLEFTKYVQAQLHLMSFNKNMAANMTDANINNNNNNNNNSSIVDAYEKLLGVIAEIHSNLGPTLIGIRAPKERLLRDIAHARVLVRECILVLMQDQVTSASTSDSA, translated from the exons ATGGATTACATAGACTTGGATTCATTTCGTTCCAGATATAGCGATATAACTGTAACTGCAGTGCCGGCTAAACGTGAATCAAACCGACTACAACAAGAAGATCAAGAAGTCAGCGAAGCTAATGAGAGTCCTTTGGACTTAACGCCCACACCGCGTGTGGAAATAATACCCATAGGCCAGCAACATCAGCGAGCCAAGGGTGTGCAGCTGGGCCGTCACTCACACGATTCCATAGCCTATGCTAATGAATACAACCAGGTATTGGCCAAAttggaatttacaaaatatgtgcaagcgcagctgcatttaatgTCTTTTAATAAGAATATGGCAGCAAATATGACAG ATGCCAacatcaacaataataataataataataataacagcagcatTGTGGATGCCTATGAGAAACTTTTGGGAGTTATTGCTGAAATACACAGCAATTTGGGACCCACTTTGATTGGCATACGTGCGCCCAAGGAGCGCCTGTTGCGTGATATAGCCCATGCGCGTGTATTAGTGCGAGAGTGCATTCTCGTCTTAATGCAAGACCAAGTGACGTCAGCATCAACCTCGGATTCAGCTTAA